The Oncorhynchus nerka isolate Pitt River linkage group LG11, Oner_Uvic_2.0, whole genome shotgun sequence genome includes the window ACTAATGCAAGTTTGTCCTGCCTTATCCTCAGTGGCAGTTACCCACTATCCACCTGAAATGCCTCAACAGGTGTCATCCTTTttacattttacctttatttaactgacttgcctagttaagaacaaattcttatgttcaatgacagcctaggaacagtgggttaactgccttgttcaggggcataatgacctttcggttactagtcgaacgctctaaccactaggctacctgccccccgaTCTCAGGGCCCTTGACTGTATCCTATCCAGGCGCTGTAGTAGCGTTTTGCCCGATCAATGCCtgatacatacacagccgtgttTATCTATCTGACCCCCTATCAAATCCTGCCACTGTCCTCATGAGGTTCAGTACCTTCCTACAATTAATTTTAATATACTCAACAAGTCTCTTCCAtatgtgccacagggttcaattcttgtcgctcttgctgctggtgagtctctacgcagacgacaccattctgtatacttctggcccttctttggacactgtgttaacaaccttccagacgagcttcaatgccatacaactttccttccgtggcctccaattgctcttaaatacaagtaaaactaaaatCATGCTCTTCAACCGCACCACTacactggacggttctgacttagaataactacaaatacctaggtgtctggttagactgtaaactctccttccagactcacatcaaacatctccaatccaaagttaaatctagaattggcttcctatttcgcaacaaagcatccttcactcatgctgccaaacatacccttgtaaaactgaccatcctaccgatcctcgacttcggcgatgtcatttacaaaatagcctccaacaccctactcaataaattggatgcagtctatcacagtgccatccgttttgtcaccaaagccccatatactacccaccactgcgaccctcgcttcatactcgtcgccaaacccactggctccaggtcatctacaagaccctgctaggtaaagtccccccttatctcagcagcaggtatatctctctggtcacccccaaaaccaattcttcctttggccgcctctccttccagttctctgctgccaatgactggaaccaaCTAcgaaaaatctctgaaactggaaacacttatctccctcactaactttaaccaccagctgtcagagtagctcacagattactgcacctgtatatagcccatctacagtataatttagcccaaacaactacctctccccctactgtatatatttgttttgctcctttgcaccccattatttctatctgtACTTTGTactttcttccactgcaaatctaccattccagtgttttacttgctatattgtatttacctcgccaccatggccttttttttgcctttacctctcttatctcacctcacttgctaacattgtatatagacttatttttctattgtattattgactatatgtttgttttactccatgtgtaactctgtgttgttgtatgtgtcgaactgctttgctttatcttggccaggtcgcaattgtagaTGAgaccttgttctcaacttgcctacctggttaaataaaggtgaaatatatatatatttttaaaatcagCATACAAGGCCACACCCTGTACCACCTCCTTAAATATGTAATCTATCATCAattcatcactcctccctctGACCAGACTTTGCCTCCGGCTATCCTACAAAAGTACATTTTGGCTACAACGCAGCTTGCTAACATACTATTGGGATTGCCTTCTGAACAATCCACCAATGGGATCTGCCAATGATTATTCCAATCTCGCAGAGAGCAGAGTCGTAAGAGGCTACCTGAGGGGTGTGTCCATAGACACTCAAACCTCAATCAATCACTAAAACAAGCTttttgggtggggttatatccttcctgtttggccctgtccgggggtgtcctcggatggggccacagtgtctcctgacccctcctgtctcagcctccagtatttatgctgcagtagtttatgtgtcggggggctagggtcagtttgttatatctggagtacttctcctgtcctattcggtgtcctgtgtgaatctaagtgtgcgttctctaattctctccttctctctttctttctctctctcagaggacctgagccctaggaccatgccccaggactacctaacatgatgactccttgctgtccccagtccacctggccatgctgctgttccagtttcaactgacctgagccctaggaccatgccccaggactacctgacatgatgactccttgctgtccccagtccacctggccatgctgctgctccagtttcaactgttctgccttactattattcgaccatgctggtcatttatgaacatttgaacatcttggccatgttctgttataatctccacccggcacagccagaagaggactggccaccccacatagcctggttcctctctaggtttcttcctaggttttggcctttctagggagtttttcctagccaccgtgcttctacacctgcattgcttgctgtttggggttttaggctgggtttctgtacagcactttgagatatcagctgatgtacgaagggctatataaatacatttgatttgatttttcatGCAAGGAGATTTGATTGTGTAAGGCCCCTGGCTTCTATTCCTCCTTTGCACTCTAATTGGTTGGGTACCTGTATCTCATCTACATGGTGTGCACAGGGACACAACTCTGTTTACTTTCCCAAACACAATTAAGAAGTGATGAATTACGAACCAACACATTTCATATTCTGTTCTGTTGGCAATGCTACAGTGAACACTGTATATGAGcttagcatacaatgacattaatTAGCATTTATTCATGCGTGTGTATGAAAGGACCAGTCATCCATCTGAGCATTGTGGAAGTTGTTTAATCATTTGAGGTTGTGGCAAATCAGGAACAAACTGTTGTAGCATTTGAGGTAATATGGTTCATGATGAAGTAGTGCAGACAGAGATGTTAATAAGTTGTCTGTGTCATTTGTGTCTTAGTGAAAGTAGCCCGTGATCTGTATTGTTTTTAAAAGCAATTGGCCAGAATTGGTATGATAATATGCGTCATGCTTGAGATGATGATTGAGAATCATTGAGAGGATAATAAACTTTTTTTTAACAAACAATTACTTCCAGATAGTGGCAGGGTTAGAGGACTTAGTACAAGAGACTAGAAATAATAATATGGTGTATACACAATACGCACATCGTGTTAAAATTCACATGATCATAAAACACTCTTGATCGTCAATTCATCTTCACTGTGCACGGTTGTTTGGTGAATTAGCCATTGTTACCATGCAAAAAAATTGACCAAGATAATCTGTTCTGTACATGTGTTTCTGTGTCATATTAGTACAGGGTAAAGGTAAGGCATTCACTGCTTCGGTGAAGGGAGTGAGATATGGGACCACAGAAGCTCTGCCCGGGTGTCACGTGTGATAGGAGTGAATTGGATTGATTCTGGTCAGGGTCTGGTCTGCAGGCTGAAGTGATTGACCATTGTCTCCTACTTGGCTATGGTAAGATCATGTCTCCTCTACGCAGGCAGCCGCAGCACGCTCTGGACTCTGAGTAAACCATCCAATCGGCCCTCCGCCGTCTATAGGCCATCCAGAGAAGCAGCAGTGTCCCCGTCATCAGCGAACACCCCACCACCATCCCCAGGATGACAAGCATAATCTCCATCTCAGCTGCTGTATCTGAAATGCATACAGTAACACAAgttgtcacaaatggcaccctatatagtgcactgcttttgaccagtgCACTATAGggctcatagggaatagggtgtcatttgtgaTGCACAAGTCTACACACAGCAGGCACTAATTTCCTCTCTGATAAGGATCTTTTGAGCGTATTATCAAGACTGGTCACATTTGATTACTTAGTCGCACTAATAATTACCCATCTCCCCCGGGAGAGAAGAATTCTCTGCTCCTTTCAACATGGGACCAAAGGATATGCGGTTCCTCAGATTGGTGATAGCCTCTGGACCCTCTTCAGAGAAGAGGTCTCTGTGCTGAAGACACTGCTGCAGTCAGAACAGAGAAAAacatggcgtgtgtgtgtggaaaacGATGAGTTGGAGGAGATAACCGGTAATTACGATGTTTCCGGGTCTCTTTCCAGGTGCATAGTGTAGTGTACATCATTCCTCTGTTATTAACATGCCTCAAACATGTTGcctcagttgttgttgttgtttgataTCAATGTCACTGGAAATAAATAATTTTATACAGCACATAATTCATCTTCTAACAATAGTGAGGTTTTAGTTTGAAGGCTACATGCAAGGCTATATACCTCAAACAACACATAAAGGCCTATTTTGAGATTGAAGGCAGCACACTAGGTCATATGCTAGGCAACATACTAAACAACACATAAAAGGCCTATTATCAGCTTGAAGGCGGCTCGCTAGTCTAGGCTACAGGCTAAACAATAGAAATTGAAAGAAATGTAGCTTTATGAGAATGTTCCATCTCCAGCTATTCCAATGGGGGCATCTCCATCTCAGTATCTCAGTAAGTCTCCTTGTTTCCACCAATGGCTCTAAGAAAAGTGAAATAGAGCCCTAGACAccacctccctcccctttcctcctcccaCTACACCACCCAAAGCCCCAACCCTGTACAGGATCTCTAACTCTTTCACACAATCTCTCCCGGTCGACCGTCACATAGTTCACAAAATATCAACACATGCTCCCCCATTTCCCCCACTGAACACTCATCACACAGACCTGTTTCATGTCTCCCCATCATCCACAATGTGGCATTCAGACCTGTGTGCCCGAACCGTAGTCTAACCCACACAACTTCCCCTCTCCTACATCCCATACTCCCCACCTCTTCCTTAACTGATCGGTGCACTTGATAAAATTGCCTCGCCCTTACTACTAGCATCCCAGTCTCACCCTCTCACACTCGGTATGGTTCCTGAGGCAGATGCTCAGATCGCAGTGTAGGTATGCCATGGAGTAATTAATCATCTGGAAGAGACTGATGGTGAAGCTGGCGCGCTTTGACAGGATGCTGGGTAACAGCCTGATTCCTCGCGGGTTCAGCGGTAACCTGGAAGTTCACACAACAAATCACAACAACTGTGGGACTGAGAGGGGGGGTTGAGTATCGGTCGACAGAAGCATAAAAACGTTCACAGGACATGTGATAGGAACGACACCGAACTTTGTTTTGAAGTGAATTTGATAGTGAGTGTAATTCAAATAACAAAGGTCCCAAATGTTTCCGACAACCGCAAGTCAACACAAAGTAAAGAAGAGTGGAACAATGGAGTTGGTGGTTATCATTGACTTCCTGTTCATATTGATCATGAAGGCCTTGCCATTTGAGGTTATGAGTCTGCATAAATGCCCCCTCTCCTAAAACTGTTATGAGGATGTGTTTATGCGATATGATCTTAAGACAAGTCATTTGATAAAAGCATATTCAGCACTAATGCAGGGATTTATCAGACTTAAAAGATGGATCTTTGGAAATGATAGGCTACTCAGCCGACATAAGCGGAGTTCAGATTGGTCTGGGAGCAAACCTGACCGTAAGGAGACATGCTTCGCTGTCCTTCAATCCCCATCCTAACTGGGGGATTAAAAAGACACCCCTCTTCCTTGTCAACACTTTTCCAAGTAAATAAAACATCTCTGTTGAGATATAGGCAGTGGTGGTAGTCCACAGCTAAAGAGTTTATTTACTGTTGGTAGACATGAGTTTTTtttttccgtttttttttttcCCGCTCTGCGCTCTCTAAATGTTTCATTTGCCATCCATCCCAGAAATGCTGCTTAATTAACTGCGATAAGACCATCAGCAAGCAAGCCTTGGGCGGTGCCGTCTATATACGGCGAACAAAAAAATTCCAACATTCAACAcatgcctgctaacctggatcaAGCGGGATTGATTTGATTCCAGGACATTATTTGACTTGATTGGAATGTTAGTCAGCATTGACAGTTTAGTCCCATTCTGGAGCTGTTGGTAGTCGGGCTGCTGGAGATATTCCATATATGAAACACAACAATATGAACACCTACCTGGAAAACACATAACAGGTTATGTTGATGTCATCAAGCTGAACAGTGGGCGAGAGACAGCAGGACTTTATCTCTAGGTTCACCTGGCTGTTGTTGGTTTTCAGGTTGATGACCACCTGGAGAATCCCCAGAGCCGGGACCAAGTCTCCGGGCAGAACGTCGCGCTCCAGGTTCAAGTTCATCTCGGCCGTGTAGTTTCCAGTGGCACAAATATCATCGTAAATGACCGCTAATCTGAAAACAGATTAGAACAAACATGAACCCTATGATTTAAAAAGCACTTGTGATGCAAATACATATTTAAAAAAGATTGATATTACTGTGTAGTCGCATAGGTATAGTTAAGTTAACTTAAGGTAAAGTGTTACCGCCTATCCAATTCAATTCAAATAACTTGACTAACTAATGTTGAATGTTAATATTAGAATGCACTTTTtaatatcataatacattattTTGTTAATTAAATGAAATATCCTGTGATAATTACCCAGTGAGGAGATCAGGGGATGATATCCCAATTCTCTGGTGCAAGGCCAATGGATCTGACCCACTCCCAGACCCCAGGAGCTTTCTACCAGACTCATGCGCTGGACTTACTCCAGACAAAGCATGGTCATTCCCGACCCCATTAGTGGTCTGGTGCAGTAGTGCACGTGGCAGGGCGGGTTCCTTGGCCCTCAATCCCATGGTCTCATCAGGTCGTGATTGAGTTAAGTTAATGTGGCTGGTGACAGCTGAACTATCGGTAGCGAGCGGCGCCGCCCATGTGCTAAACCCAGAATGCTCACTTTTCACTTCATGCACTATTGGAGCCTCTGAAGGGCTTATTTGCTCATTATCGGCAGAAGCATGCGAGGCATTTGAATGccgttcctctttctcctccgaATCTGTAAACGAGTCCCATTGGCTTTGAGATGGAGCGCCGAAAGCCATTATCTCAGAAGAAGATTGCCCTTGGCGATGATGCAAAGCCAGGCTGGCGGTAAGTGGCCCCGTGGGCGAGTAATTGTCGGTGGGTGGACTAGTCGATGTGTCATTATACGGACGAGGCGGTAAGAGGGGAACAAGGTGGCTCCCCTTTAATGCCTCAGTGATGTCAGAGGTCACGACGTCCTCTTTAACAATGTCAAAGAGAGGTGTCGCCGGTCCTACACGCTGTAGATGTTTTCCGACACTTatggactgagagactgagtTTCCCGATGTTGTCGATGTCGAAATGCTGATGTGATGCTTTTGAGCTGAAACATGTTGAATTACTGATGGACGGGAAGTAGATGTCTTTACTGCAATATTAGGCTGAATAGTTGACCGCCCAACTGGGATGAATGATTTTGCAGGGCTAAGTGAAAACAGATTTCCAACACTGTGAGGTGTAGAGAATGTTGATTTCACACTGTCTGGGGAGACGTTAAATGTTACATTCACATTTCTGATTTGATTTGGAGGGCCTGTGCTTCGCGAGGAAGTCGTCATGAATACTTGTTTTTGACCTTTTGTTGAGTGTCTTTGCTGATTGCTCTGCTTATGTTTTGTCGACGCATCGGCATATTTTGTAAGCGTGACCCTATGGGCAGAGATTTGCTGTGGTTTGGACACAATATGTGGTTTCTTATTAAAAGATACCATTCGTGATAGTGTCTGGCTTGGGGTTATCACAGTCTGCACTGGCATTTTATGACTTGGCGCTTGGCTGGAGAATGACTTATTTTCTTCTTCCAGCGATTCAGAGAGATTTTCAGCCCGATGAATGTCTCTTGCCGTTGCTCCCAACAGTTTCATTAAAAGATGGGAGGGAGACATGTTTGGAGAAGTGCGTTTTTCCTCTCGAGCCAGCCTTTCTGTGGTTTTCATTATCCCATGGTGAACAGTACTGCTCTTGTCCATTGTCATTTCTGTCACCTCCTCAAGAGAACCTTGAGGCTGAGAGAAGTCAGACTCCTGTCCTCTGTTGTTTTTCAGCTTTGGTATGTTCACACTCTTCAATTCTTTAGGTGGTTCAAGGTTCCCAGCACTGTCGGCAGAGATTCGAAAGGTGTCACCACTCGACTTGATGTCACCGCGACCTACGGCAAGTCTTTGCTCGGTTGACCTTTTCACATCGACGTGTGTTGTTGTCGTCATCATGGCGGACACATAAATGTCTAACTTACTTGTGGTTTCAGAAATACGCTTTGCGGAAAGCGTAAGTCCTTTCTCTGTTGTTCTGGGCAACTGAGCATTTACTTTAGCACTTGGCTTCACTGTCTGTGACAAAACAACTGGAGGCGCAGTCCGTTTATCGATACCGTTTGCATTGTCGGCACTCTTAGAATATGGCTTTTTGGACAATGTTCTCATCATAGTTACAGATGCACGTTGCATGTTAGGGACGTCTGGCAGGAGGCTCATAGGCTGCTGCTCTTTGAACAgaacactgggctgtgctggcagGTGGCCAGTGGTACTCAACACAGACATCAAAGATTTCGCACTCCCTGTCAGAGCCTGAGAGGCAGGAGGAACTTTGACAGCTGCCGTGGTCTGCCTCGTAGAGCGGAAGGATGTTGCT containing:
- the LOC115137130 gene encoding uncharacterized protein LOC115137130, whose translation is MSSHFYLMLFVFILTVQAENGDLQGYPYPSPPAAAEVPVSIESVSKEHNNKGHGGAVTMPTENSHLQTVAVSASPGTDLFHTPHERHNFTNATTAEDAIAASSTGGFVWKEDSDLPMPAEATEANLTLISNYEALFESMKNGTVMPVAYLSKGVEEEKEEASELPLHSLLVNRNQRIAESITLMSTRRRLEVPMVTATRPHIIDNWAKSNDNEEKRGQDADENGILELSESESILRDRKEVSLTTERVMTNMCLNCLQEKRPPSTEEMAVLSALFDRGSSLSLGGNGNMLTVNSSHHKASMPSSFEATTKKQEDRTVVFDGAKTSKKNTFDFPVNLLDGLDYEFIPPLSSLNSEMNLSKTMLNDSFASTSFSNSGTIEVKANTTRTVFLTSKLENMTVSRLSDISKYFDKRLLSTTSMPYPLTSEIFHTLLLSLRDKEEKISGKTVNLRNQSELVSQIQDNSSVKLQNISSSLLHSFLGNHTLAGVDITNKDTEFSLENGGGEEREHAVGQVMTIPLTNAPSPVHVLSDQNIENSGINDPNSGVNDPISGANDPNNGSMISGMLDSFNSLFSQAREIITSKSHTTDHIDESALPMRMPSIESQSAATSFRSTRQTTAAVKVPPASQALTGSAKSLMSVLSTTGHLPAQPSVLFKEQQPMSLLPDVPNMQRASVTMMRTLSKKPYSKSADNANGIDKRTAPPVVLSQTVKPSAKVNAQLPRTTEKGLTLSAKRISETTSKLDIYVSAMMTTTTHVDVKRSTEQRLAVGRGDIKSSGDTFRISADSAGNLEPPKELKSVNIPKLKNNRGQESDFSQPQGSLEEVTEMTMDKSSTVHHGIMKTTERLAREEKRTSPNMSPSHLLMKLLGATARDIHRAENLSESLEEENKSFSSQAPSHKMPVQTVITPSQTLSRMVSFNKKPHIVSKPQQISAHRVTLTKYADASTKHKQSNQQRHSTKGQKQVFMTTSSRSTGPPNQIRNVNVTFNVSPDSVKSTFSTPHSVGNLFSLSPAKSFIPVGRSTIQPNIAVKTSTSRPSVIQHVSAQKHHISISTSTTSGNSVSQSISVGKHLQRVGPATPLFDIVKEDVVTSDITEALKGSHLVPLLPPRPYNDTSTSPPTDNYSPTGPLTASLALHHRQGQSSSEIMAFGAPSQSQWDSFTDSEEKEERHSNASHASADNEQISPSEAPIVHEVKSEHSGFSTWAAPLATDSSAVTSHINLTQSRPDETMGLRAKEPALPRALLHQTTNGVGNDHALSGVSPAHESGRKLLGSGSGSDPLALHQRIGISSPDLLTGLAVIYDDICATGNYTAEMNLNLERDVLPGDLVPALGILQVVINLKTNNSQVNLEIKSCCLSPTVQLDDINITCYVFSRLPLNPRGIRLLPSILSKRASFTISLFQMINYSMAYLHCDLSICLRNHTECERQCLQHRDLFSEEGPEAITNLRNRISFGPMLKGAENSSLPGEMDTAAEMEIMLVILGMVVGCSLMTGTLLLLWMAYRRRRADWMVYSESRACCGCLRRGDMILP